The Hemitrygon akajei chromosome 23, sHemAka1.3, whole genome shotgun sequence genome includes a window with the following:
- the LOC140715047 gene encoding LOW QUALITY PROTEIN: uncharacterized protein (The sequence of the model RefSeq protein was modified relative to this genomic sequence to represent the inferred CDS: inserted 1 base in 1 codon): MLEELSRSNRISDGKWSVGISDSKPFIGIERKASIKSGHTVQYSLSTVFTQYSVHSVQYSLMFTQYSVHTVQCSLRTVLTQYSIHSVQYSXQYSVHSVQYSLIQCSLRTVFTQYSTHSVQYSLSTVLTQYSVHSVQYSLIHTVFTQYSVHSGQYSLSTVITQYSVHAVQYSLSTVFTQYSVHSVQCSLSTVLTQYSVHPGQCSRSTVFTQYSVHSVQYSLMFTQYSVHSGQYSLSTVITQYSVHAVQYSLSTVFTQYSVHSVQCSLMFTQYSVQSVPCSLSTALTQYSVHTVQYSLSTVFAQYSFHSVQYSHSTVFTKYSVHSVQWSHSTVLTQYSVHSIQCSRSTVFTQYSVHTKAPGDHVTKIKLLEKDTRKSKRLMTLIKQQLTDTGALKALEPNSLRANELIPQLY, translated from the exons atgctggaagaactcagcagatcaaaccGAATCAGTGATGGGAAATGGAGTGTTGGTATATCAGACAGCAAGCCCTTCATTGGGATTGAGCGGAaagccagtataaaaag tggtcacacagtacagtactcacTCAGTACAGTGTTCACTCAATACAGTGTTCACTCAGTACAGTATTCACTCA TGTTCACTCAGTACAGTGTTCACACAGTACAGTGTTCACTCAGGACAGTACTCACTCAGTACAGTATTCACTCAGTACAGTACT CTCAGTACAGTGTTCACTCAGTACAGTACTCACTCATACAGTGTTCACTCAGGACAGTGTTCACTCAGTACAGTACTCACTCAGTACAGTATTCACTCAGTACAGTACTCACTCAGTACAGTGTTCACTCAGTACAGTACTCACTCATACA TACAGTGTTCACACAGTACAGTGTTCACTCAGGACAGTACTCACTCAGTACAGTGATCACTCAGTACAGTGTTCACGCAGTACAATATTCACTCAGTACAGTGTTCACACAGTACAGTGTTCATTCAGTACAGTGTTCACTCAGTACAGTACTCACTCAGTACAGTGTTCATCCAGGACAGTGTTCACGCAGTACAGTGTTCACTCAGTACAGTGTTCACTCAGTACAGTACTCACTCA TGTTCACACAGTACAGTGTTCACTCAGGACAGTACTCACTCAGTACAGTGATCACTCAGTACAGTGTTCACGCAGTACAATATTCACTCAGTACAGTGTTCACACAGTACAGTGTTCACTCAGTACAGTGTTCACTCA TGTTCACACAGTACAGTGTTCAATCAGTACCGTGTTCACTCAGTACAGCACTCACACAGTACAGTgttcacacagtacagtactcacTCAGTACAGTGTTCGCTCAGTACAGTTTTCATTCAGTACAGtactcacacagtacagtattcactaagtacagtgttcactcagtgcagtggtcacacagtacagtactcacTCAGTACAGTGTTCACTCAATACAGTGTTCACGCAGTACAGTGTTCACTCAGTACAGTgttcacaca aaagcaccaggagaccacGTTACAAAGATCAAGTTGCTGGAAAAAGACACAAGGAAATCTAAACGATTAATGActctcattaaacaacaattaaccgaTACAGGTGCTCTAAAAGCCTTGGAGCCCAACAGTCTCAGGGCCAACGAGCTCATTCCACAGTTGTATTGA